One Archocentrus centrarchus isolate MPI-CPG fArcCen1 chromosome 10, fArcCen1, whole genome shotgun sequence genomic region harbors:
- the LOC115787299 gene encoding forkhead box protein N2-like produces MENSSHALPPSSPCPTILREPLQFSSSPQHISSNSCVSLPLSPISFPPSPTSLSPATAESVHSSSPLSHYAVSHCLEGQSIPDQDDLTCLSWLHQRGDLLPLQPLTKMTPLPQQEPSMAAQLLPSASSKPPYSFSSLIFMAIEDSPEKRLPVKDIYEWIVNNFPYYRTATGGWRNSVRHNLSLSKSFRRIQRDKSQSVGKGSLWCVCPEYRPVLLEVLRKTHSYHSNNSNLLHKPALLEGDSYEVPSVCDPMEISDPYSHTLLLSTADNLTLAENPLCLLTPDHEELVTMESVEYQQEEVCEDMEKDPLSDSGYIELHYYESQQYQYLVLPGDTELDLETVEILQLDAEAQEAAGSLLDLAGGGY; encoded by the exons ATGGAAAACAGCTCTCATGCACTGCCACCCTCGTCCCCCTGTCCCACCATTTTAAGAGAGCCTCTGCAGTTCTCCTCCTCACCCCAGCATATCTCCTCAAATAGTTGTGTTTCACTGCCACTTTCGCCCATCTCATTTCCCCCGTCCCCCACATCACTTTCTCCAGCAACAGCAGAGTCTGTtcactcctcctctcctctttcacaCTATGCAGTGTCTCATTGCCTCGAAGGACAAAGCATACCTGACCAAGATGACCTGACCTGTCTCAGCTGGCTGCATCAGAGAGGGGACCTGCTACCGCTGCAGCCCCTCACCAAAATGACACCGCTGCCTCAGCAGGAGCCCTCTATGGCTGCCCAGCTTCTTCCCTCTGCTTCGTCCAAGCCACCATACTCCTTTAGCAGTCTGATTTTCATGGCAATAGAAGATTCCCCAGAAAAGAGGCTTCCAGTGAAAGACATCTATGAATGGATTGTGAACAACTTCCCCTACTACAGGACGGCAACAGGAGGCTGGAGGAACTCTGTAAGACACAATTTGTCCCTGAGCAAGAGCTTCCGACGCATTCAGCGTGACAAGAGCCAG TCAGTGGGGAAGGGATcgctgtggtgtgtgtgtccagAGTACCGTCCGGTGCTCCTCGAGGTGCTGAGAAAGACTCACAGTTatcacagcaacaacagcaacctGTTACACAAGCCTGCACT GTTGGAGGGAGACAGCTACGAGGTGCCTTCTGTGTGCGATCCAATGGAAATCTCAG ATCCTTATTCTCACACCCTGCTCCTGTCCACTGCTGATAACCTGACTTTAGCAGAAAACCCGCTGTGCCTTTTGACCCCGGATCACGAGGAGCTGGTCACCATGGAGTCTGTGGAATACCAGCAGGAGGAGGTATGCGAAGACATGGAGAAGGACCCCCTGTCTGACAGCGGTTACATCGAGCTGCACTATTATGAGTCTCAGCAGTACCAGTACCTGGTGCTGCCGGGCGATACCGAGCTGGACCTCGAGACCGTGGAGATCCTGCAGCTTGATGCCGAGGCCCAAGAGGCTGCTGGGTCGCTGCTGGACCTCGCAGGCGGTGGATATTAG